The genome window GAACGCGGGGATATTCAAAGAGGTCGATTTCGCTGTCGTGGGCTGGGGTCGCCCTACACATCCGCAGCCCGCGATGTAGGGATGCCAACCCCACGCTGACAGTCATGGTTTGCTTGGACATGTTCGTAGCGGAACTCAAGAGCTCCAGCCCATTCTCTGCAGCTCAAAAACCTGCTGGGCTAATGGATTTCAGAAATGTACTTTCCAATAATTCCCGCTCGCACATCGCTGCGACCACTGCGTGTTTCGCGACTGCGTTAGCTAATCGTTCCAAACTGCGACATAGAGGTCTCTAATTTCGTCAGCTGTAGGAACGCGAGGATTGTTGCCTGGAGAACCAGAGGCAAGGGCTTGATCGGCCATAAAAGGGATCAGCGCACTCCACTGCATTTGATCAATACCGTAGGCCTTCGGCGTTGGCACTTGCAAGTCACTGTTTAGCAGCCTGAGAGCATCCACAAGCGCTTTGGCTGCGCCTGCATCGTCGAAGTGAAGATCGACGATCCCCATGGCCCTAGCGCAGTCCGCATAACGTTCTTCGCATCCAGAGATTGACCATTCAGTCACAATCGGAAGCAACATGGCGTTGGATAGCCCATGAGCCACATGAAAATTCGCGCCGATAGGTCTGCTCATGCCGTGAACCAACGCCACGGAGGCGTTCGAGAAGGCAATACCCGCCTGCATCGAACCAACCATCATTGCTTCTCGAGCGCTTCGATCGCCTGGAGACGTCCACACCTTTCGCAAATTCGGCCAAATCAAACGCATCGCCGAAAGAGCCATCGCGTCCGAAAATGGGTTGTTCCGTCGGGAAACGTATGCTTCGAGAGCATGGGTGAGCGCGTCGATTCCCGTGTCTGCAGTCAGCCGAGGCGGTGCGCTAATCGAAAGTTCAAAATCAACAATTGCAAGCGTTGGAAGATACGCAAGACCCACGCACAACATCTTCTCGTCATTTGCGTTGTCAGTGATGATCGTGAACTTCGTCGCCTCAGATCCGGTCCCTGCAGTAGTAGGAATCGCGACAATAGGAAGCCCGCGATTGTTTTCCTGATGCGGCGCCTTGAGGGAACGAATATCTCCCCCACGCTTGGCCATCACGGCAACCGCCTTGGCCGTATCGATCGAGCTGCCTCCTCCAAAACCGATGACGCTGTCATGATCTCCCGCAAGGACAAAATCGACCGCGGCGTTAACAATATCAACGGTGGGGTCTGCTTGGACGCCATCAAAAATCCGGCTGTGGATACCTCCGTCAGTCAAAATGGAAACTAGGCCCTGAACACTACCACTTGCGTTCATAAAGGCGTCCGTAATGATCGCAGGGCGTTGGAGGCCGAACAATTTCATAGCTTCCGCGGTCTCGCGAAGAGCGCCCCCGCCAACTCGCAATGCCACAGGTAGGTAAACGTTGGTCATCTCGTCGCCACCGATACAGGTTCACTTGAGCATGCATAGCATTTGACGAATGCGCACAGAAACGAGTAAAATAGCTCAGTTTCTGTGCAGAAATTCACACTAATGCCCCTACCACTGAATTGGGACGACCTCCGCTTTTTTCTCGCGGTGGCAAGGTCCAAAACTCTCTCGCTAGCTGGTAGGCGACTGGGTACTGATCATGCGACCGTGGGCCGCCGCATCA of Devosia yakushimensis contains these proteins:
- a CDS encoding iron-containing alcohol dehydrogenase; this encodes MTNVYLPVALRVGGGALRETAEAMKLFGLQRPAIITDAFMNASGSVQGLVSILTDGGIHSRIFDGVQADPTVDIVNAAVDFVLAGDHDSVIGFGGGSSIDTAKAVAVMAKRGGDIRSLKAPHQENNRGLPIVAIPTTAGTGSEATKFTIITDNANDEKMLCVGLAYLPTLAIVDFELSISAPPRLTADTGIDALTHALEAYVSRRNNPFSDAMALSAMRLIWPNLRKVWTSPGDRSAREAMMVGSMQAGIAFSNASVALVHGMSRPIGANFHVAHGLSNAMLLPIVTEWSISGCEERYADCARAMGIVDLHFDDAGAAKALVDALRLLNSDLQVPTPKAYGIDQMQWSALIPFMADQALASGSPGNNPRVPTADEIRDLYVAVWND